One part of the Tunicatimonas pelagia genome encodes these proteins:
- a CDS encoding NUDIX domain-containing protein, with amino-acid sequence MEALPEGIKKAAVLCVLKHQAKGRLPELLLLKRLKEPNQHLYTPVGGKLDPYESPLSAAIRETKEEAGVEVPTMKYCGTLVESSPTKYNWINFVYVADIERVSPSICNEGELRWISLEEVTNIPTPKTDWFIYQFIFQNRKFAFHADFDDQINLVRMTDMLTEEVVYRSAVND; translated from the coding sequence ATGGAAGCATTACCAGAAGGAATTAAGAAAGCAGCCGTGCTTTGTGTACTGAAACATCAGGCGAAGGGTCGGCTCCCAGAACTGCTGCTGCTCAAAAGACTAAAAGAACCTAACCAACACCTTTATACTCCGGTAGGTGGCAAGCTTGATCCCTACGAAAGCCCCCTCTCCGCTGCTATTCGGGAAACAAAAGAAGAAGCTGGCGTTGAGGTTCCAACCATGAAGTACTGCGGAACTTTGGTGGAAAGCTCACCCACTAAGTACAACTGGATTAATTTCGTATACGTGGCTGATATTGAACGAGTATCCCCTTCAATCTGCAACGAAGGAGAACTGCGGTGGATTTCCCTTGAAGAGGTGACAAATATACCCACACCTAAAACGGATTGGTTCATATATCAGTTTATCTTTCAGAACCGTAAGTTCGCTTTCCACGCCGATTTTGACGATCAAATCAACCTAGTCAGAATGACTGATATGCTAACGGAAGAAGTGGTTTATCGATCAGCCGTGAATGACTGA
- a CDS encoding ISKra4 family transposase, whose translation MEVKEAKINQIRQHLDQIIAQMDARSKEGMRIHQVERSLFTSLLQLGFQLLEYYILSIQQVVAVQGVPVDRAGEKMKNTGLRSRPYRSIFGPLSIARPKYYSTTGKSYYRLDEALGLPKSNYSYVLDDWLGYGATEMDFAQSAEQLERILGHPLRGMQSQRCSYRLCEQVKDFYEQQAWENIEDGTHLSVGFDGKGVPIRRSETQRAEESTAVRLSKGQKKGVKKEATVSLSSSFTPRPRQAQELLESLFCPTHEPQKPDGGHTWHEHKHLRAFLSDKVGAIRYGVENLLRRDASAKKPIIVLIDGDRALEKAVRQVVEEKKVTHRVEAYVLDFIHLLEYVWKVANAHWGEKHPNRFAWVRSQAALLLDSQHDEVRQQWQVILQQATLSQYKRDTVQRAITYLTNHQHMVDYKTYLQLGFPITTGAVESACGHFVKSRMERNGMHWGKQGAQNMLNLRAVRKNGDWDNYLQTVVKHEQQALYQKAA comes from the coding sequence ATGGAAGTAAAGGAAGCAAAAATCAACCAGATAAGACAACACTTAGATCAGATAATAGCCCAAATGGATGCCCGAAGTAAAGAAGGAATGAGAATTCATCAGGTAGAGCGGTCTTTGTTTACCAGTTTATTGCAGTTAGGTTTTCAACTGTTAGAATACTACATTTTGAGTATACAACAGGTAGTCGCTGTTCAGGGGGTTCCCGTTGATCGTGCAGGGGAAAAGATGAAGAACACCGGGCTGCGTAGTCGGCCTTACCGAAGCATTTTTGGCCCGTTATCCATTGCCCGCCCCAAGTATTACTCAACCACTGGTAAGAGCTATTACCGGCTGGACGAAGCGTTGGGCTTACCCAAGAGCAACTATTCTTACGTATTGGATGATTGGTTAGGGTATGGGGCCACCGAGATGGACTTTGCCCAAAGTGCTGAGCAGTTGGAGCGCATCTTAGGTCATCCCCTAAGGGGTATGCAAAGCCAACGGTGTAGTTACAGGCTTTGCGAGCAAGTAAAAGACTTTTATGAGCAACAAGCCTGGGAAAACATAGAAGATGGTACTCATTTGAGCGTAGGCTTTGACGGTAAGGGGGTGCCCATTCGTCGCAGCGAAACTCAGCGAGCTGAGGAAAGTACGGCGGTTCGTCTGAGCAAAGGACAGAAGAAGGGGGTCAAAAAAGAAGCCACAGTAAGCCTGAGCAGTTCGTTTACCCCGCGGCCCCGGCAGGCTCAAGAACTCTTAGAGAGCTTGTTTTGCCCTACCCATGAGCCGCAGAAGCCCGATGGAGGGCATACCTGGCACGAGCACAAGCATCTACGAGCCTTTCTCTCAGACAAGGTAGGGGCCATCCGCTACGGGGTGGAAAACCTACTTCGGCGCGATGCTAGTGCAAAAAAGCCGATCATCGTTTTGATAGACGGTGACCGAGCCTTAGAAAAAGCAGTTCGGCAAGTGGTAGAAGAAAAGAAAGTTACCCATCGGGTAGAGGCCTACGTACTGGATTTTATTCACTTGCTAGAGTACGTTTGGAAGGTGGCTAACGCTCATTGGGGGGAGAAGCATCCCAATCGTTTTGCTTGGGTGAGAAGCCAAGCCGCCTTGTTACTAGACAGCCAGCATGATGAGGTACGACAGCAATGGCAAGTTATCTTGCAACAGGCTACCTTGTCTCAATACAAGCGTGACACTGTCCAACGAGCCATCACCTACCTGACCAACCATCAGCATATGGTAGATTACAAAACCTATCTACAGCTAGGATTTCCTATCACCACCGGAGCGGTGGAAAGTGCCTGTGGACATTTTGTAAAGAGCCGTATGGAGAGAAACGGCATGCATTGGGGAAAACAAGGTGCGCAGAATATGCTCAACCTACGAGCCGTCAGAAAGAACGGCGATTGGGACAACTACCTACAAACAGTAGTCAAACACGAACAACAAGCTCTTTACCAAAAAGCTGCCTGA
- a CDS encoding chloramphenicol acetyltransferase, with the protein MPYQLNLATWERKDHFDFFRTFDEPFFGVCVEVDCTIAYRRAKELGASFFLYYLHQSIVAVNQTEPFRYRIEGEDVIIHEQVGASATINRENGTFGFSYIPYAENFREFEQGAQAEIDRVRSTTGLVPATAAESVIHYSSLPWIKFTSLSHARSFSHADSIPKISFGKMTEANGKRTMPVSVHAHHALMDGFHVGQHLEQFQKLLNQL; encoded by the coding sequence ATGCCTTATCAACTTAACCTAGCTACTTGGGAGCGCAAAGATCATTTTGACTTCTTCCGCACGTTTGACGAGCCTTTCTTCGGGGTTTGCGTAGAGGTAGACTGCACAATTGCTTACCGCCGGGCCAAAGAGTTAGGTGCTTCTTTTTTTCTATACTATTTACACCAATCCATTGTCGCTGTCAATCAAACTGAACCATTTCGCTATCGCATTGAAGGAGAGGATGTAATTATTCATGAGCAAGTAGGAGCTTCGGCTACCATTAACCGAGAAAATGGAACCTTTGGCTTCAGTTATATTCCCTATGCGGAAAATTTTCGAGAGTTTGAACAAGGGGCGCAAGCGGAAATTGACCGAGTGCGCAGCACCACAGGTTTGGTGCCTGCTACGGCAGCCGAAAGCGTTATTCACTATTCTTCCTTACCCTGGATCAAGTTTACCTCCCTATCGCACGCGCGCAGTTTTAGCCACGCCGATAGCATTCCGAAAATTTCGTTCGGCAAAATGACTGAAGCTAACGGGAAAAGAACAATGCCAGTTTCAGTACACGCCCACCACGCATTAATGGATGGGTTTCACGTAGGGCAGCATCTGGAACAGTTTCAAAAACTTCTTAATCAATTATAG
- a CDS encoding bifunctional heptose 7-phosphate kinase/heptose 1-phosphate adenyltransferase — protein MFEDFRRLKVLIVGDVMLDAYVWGSVHRISPEAPVPILNVKKRESRLGGAANVALNVQSLGATPVLCAVIGEDASGEAFTQLLEKHQIGTEGIVRSQSRPTTVKERIIGGGQQMLRIDAEHNQVLSAPEQEMLQKAIQPLLPQTDVIIFQDYDKGVLNESLIQWVQQQADQYNIPTTVDPKRRNFLHYRHATLFKPNLKELKEGLLQETIALHQEEYELQPTIREASTVLRQRLQHKVTLITLSEKGVFVDDTQESIFIPAHIREISDVSGAGDTVISIAALCLALQLPSPLMASLANLGGGIVCEYTGVVPIDAVRLLEEATEHLAL, from the coding sequence TTGTTTGAGGATTTTCGTCGTCTGAAGGTGCTCATTGTCGGTGATGTAATGCTGGATGCTTACGTTTGGGGTAGTGTTCATCGCATTTCCCCGGAAGCTCCCGTGCCAATTCTCAATGTAAAAAAACGAGAAAGTCGCTTGGGTGGGGCAGCCAATGTTGCGCTTAACGTACAGTCATTAGGAGCAACCCCCGTACTATGTGCTGTTATTGGTGAGGATGCCTCCGGAGAGGCTTTCACCCAATTATTAGAAAAGCACCAAATCGGCACCGAAGGTATTGTGCGTAGCCAATCTCGCCCAACTACGGTAAAAGAGCGGATTATTGGTGGCGGACAACAAATGTTGCGGATTGATGCTGAGCACAACCAAGTGCTATCGGCTCCCGAACAGGAGATGCTACAAAAGGCTATTCAGCCCCTACTGCCCCAAACCGATGTGATTATCTTTCAGGACTATGATAAAGGGGTGCTAAACGAATCGCTAATTCAGTGGGTACAGCAGCAGGCTGATCAGTATAATATTCCTACCACAGTTGACCCCAAACGACGTAACTTTCTACACTACCGTCACGCAACTTTGTTCAAGCCAAACCTGAAGGAACTGAAAGAAGGGTTACTTCAAGAGACTATTGCGCTACACCAGGAGGAGTATGAATTACAGCCGACCATTCGGGAAGCGTCTACCGTATTGCGCCAGCGATTGCAACATAAGGTTACACTCATTACTCTGTCGGAAAAAGGGGTATTTGTAGACGATACGCAGGAATCTATCTTTATTCCTGCCCACATTCGCGAAATCTCGGATGTATCAGGAGCTGGTGATACGGTGATTAGCATTGCTGCTTTGTGTTTAGCTCTACAGCTACCCAGCCCACTCATGGCTTCACTGGCTAATTTGGGGGGAGGAATTGTCTGCGAATACACTGGAGTAGTTCCTATTGATGCTGTGCGCTTGCTTGAGGAAGCAACCGAACACCTAGCCCTGTAA
- a CDS encoding T9SS type A sorting domain-containing protein, translating to MVEDSLLNPEPLAIAAQTSSSTDHTPNGSISLSVTGGIAPYNYEWSNNATTAFISDPAPGDFSITVTDAVGCTSAANFFVDGVTSVQPLEEEKILVYPNPNYGKLYVDLSSKAKKNKVTLYDMMGQKVIERSLQYGQNIIYTKNIKSGNYLLRFNDGRSQRVVIR from the coding sequence ATGGTAGAAGACAGCTTACTTAATCCTGAACCTTTAGCAATAGCGGCTCAAACTAGTTCATCAACCGATCATACACCAAATGGAAGTATTTCCCTAAGTGTCACCGGTGGAATAGCACCTTACAATTATGAATGGAGTAACAATGCTACTACAGCATTTATTAGTGATCCTGCACCAGGAGATTTCAGTATTACTGTGACTGATGCAGTTGGCTGTACTTCTGCAGCTAACTTTTTTGTAGATGGAGTGACTTCCGTACAGCCACTGGAGGAGGAAAAAATATTAGTCTATCCGAATCCAAATTATGGTAAGTTGTATGTCGACCTTTCCTCAAAGGCTAAGAAAAATAAAGTCACACTTTATGATATGATGGGGCAAAAGGTAATCGAGCGTAGCTTACAATATGGTCAAAATATAATCTATACTAAAAACATTAAATCTGGTAACTACTTATTAAGATTTAATGATGGACGCAGTCAGCGAGTTGTGATCAGATAG
- a CDS encoding HupE/UreJ family protein: protein MSTFSLYFNLGLTHILDILGYDHILFVVVLCALYMLRDWRKVLILITAFTIGHSITLALATLNIIQVNVALIEFLIPVTIFITAVSNILRGQRSSSPQKVQLNYAYALFFGLIHGMGFSNYLRSLLGKEEDITVPLLAFNLGLELGQVIIVAIVLVTASVFVSILSVARRDWKLVISSAVAGIALTLMMGAKFW, encoded by the coding sequence ATGTCTACTTTTTCGCTGTATTTCAATTTGGGGCTAACCCATATTCTGGATATTCTGGGCTACGATCATATTTTGTTTGTGGTGGTTTTATGTGCTTTGTACATGCTACGCGACTGGCGAAAAGTGCTAATTCTGATTACTGCTTTTACCATTGGGCACTCAATCACGTTAGCGCTGGCAACACTCAATATTATTCAGGTGAATGTGGCTCTTATTGAGTTTCTTATTCCGGTAACAATTTTCATCACTGCCGTCAGTAATATTCTTCGAGGCCAAAGAAGTTCCTCTCCACAAAAAGTTCAGCTCAACTATGCCTACGCCCTTTTTTTTGGGCTAATTCACGGAATGGGGTTCTCTAACTACCTCCGTAGCTTGCTCGGAAAAGAAGAAGATATAACGGTCCCGCTGCTAGCTTTTAATCTAGGCTTGGAATTAGGGCAGGTTATTATTGTTGCCATTGTATTAGTAACTGCTTCTGTTTTTGTTAGTATTTTAAGTGTAGCTCGTCGCGACTGGAAACTAGTAATTTCATCGGCAGTAGCCGGGATAGCCCTGACCTTGATGATGGGTGCCAAATTTTGGTAA
- a CDS encoding acyl-CoA reductase: MLNLDDRIRVFAAVGTVLKNLDKNEQNELVQRARSDNAWFTEENVLLAKEGLQRYLSEEKLRQWVTDLPTQPSSVKKIGLVMAGNIPWVGFHDLLTVLISGQHAMIKLSSQDSFLMRYIINIITELEPQLASLITVVDKLNTADAIIATGGDNTSRYFEYYFAKYPHIIRKNRTGVAVLSGHETEKELNALGEDIFRYFGLGCRNVSKIFVPEEYNFESLFRTLEAYQTVAHHHKYNNNYDYNKSIYLVNREPFLDTGFALFRQSDQLVSPISVVYYEPYQNQNELTQKLLANEEKTQCVVAQESIYPNQKNYVPFGQAQQPKLWDYADGVNTLKFVQSVTEG, from the coding sequence ATGCTAAACTTAGACGACCGGATCCGTGTGTTTGCCGCAGTAGGAACTGTGCTAAAGAACCTAGATAAAAATGAACAAAATGAGTTAGTGCAACGAGCACGGTCTGACAACGCTTGGTTTACCGAAGAAAATGTTCTCTTAGCAAAAGAAGGGTTGCAACGCTATCTCAGTGAGGAAAAGTTACGCCAGTGGGTAACTGACCTTCCAACCCAACCCAGTTCAGTAAAGAAAATCGGTCTTGTGATGGCAGGAAATATTCCTTGGGTAGGGTTTCACGATTTGCTTACGGTACTCATTAGCGGTCAACATGCGATGATTAAGCTCAGCTCGCAAGACTCATTTTTGATGCGCTACATCATCAATATTATTACTGAGTTAGAACCTCAGTTAGCCTCACTTATCACCGTAGTAGATAAACTCAATACGGCTGATGCCATTATTGCCACTGGGGGCGATAATACCTCCCGCTATTTTGAATACTACTTTGCTAAGTACCCGCACATTATTCGGAAAAACCGGACGGGGGTAGCCGTATTAAGTGGCCATGAAACTGAGAAAGAATTAAACGCGTTGGGCGAAGATATTTTCCGCTACTTTGGGCTAGGCTGCCGTAACGTTTCCAAAATTTTTGTGCCGGAAGAATATAATTTTGAATCACTTTTCCGAACTTTAGAAGCTTATCAAACCGTTGCTCATCACCACAAATACAACAACAACTACGACTACAATAAGTCCATCTATCTGGTAAACCGCGAACCATTTCTTGATACCGGATTTGCGCTATTTCGCCAGAGCGACCAATTGGTCTCGCCCATCTCGGTAGTGTACTACGAACCCTATCAAAACCAGAATGAGCTAACACAAAAGCTGCTAGCAAACGAAGAAAAAACTCAGTGCGTAGTAGCTCAGGAATCAATTTACCCTAACCAAAAGAATTATGTTCCGTTCGGCCAAGCCCAGCAACCCAAACTCTGGGACTACGCTGACGGGGTGAATACGCTAAAGTTTGTGCAAAGCGTGACAGAAGGTTAG
- a CDS encoding PDZ domain-containing protein has product MSSFVRAACIATGVLFFATSGASQVFHRGFKMTNNRAKRVSIPFELQSNLIIIPVQINDGEELKFILDTGVRTAILTDGMYVEGIPTVNDRMISLMGAGNEGEVSAYVSNGISFTLPEGVAAEGNAMLVLKEDYLRLDSYLGTRVHGILGYEIFSRFVVEIDYTKQVVVLHKPELFKPSRRLTKIPITVEDTKPYVDGVRLSVNDSTTITAKLMIDTGASHALMLNMESNDSISVPNPHLSGYLGRGLSGDIFGHMARVSELGIDDYALEGVISSFPEEGAFMQATRNRTNHNGNIGGSALKRFRVIFDYANEMMYLQKNRHYRRPFDYNMSGIELITVGPLLETFLVSKVIKDSPAQRAGIQEGDMILSVNGLRFPELSLGLFSTIVSRRPGKRIRIRIYRNGILFKKKFRLERIL; this is encoded by the coding sequence ATGAGTAGTTTCGTTCGTGCTGCATGTATCGCTACTGGGGTTTTATTCTTCGCTACATCAGGGGCGAGTCAAGTATTTCATCGTGGTTTTAAGATGACTAATAACCGGGCTAAGCGGGTGTCTATCCCCTTTGAGCTTCAGAGCAATCTAATTATCATTCCGGTACAGATCAACGACGGTGAAGAACTAAAATTTATTTTAGATACTGGGGTTCGCACTGCTATTTTAACGGATGGTATGTACGTAGAAGGAATCCCCACCGTAAACGACCGAATGATTAGCTTAATGGGTGCTGGCAATGAGGGCGAGGTAAGTGCTTACGTGAGCAATGGTATTTCGTTTACCTTACCGGAAGGAGTAGCTGCTGAGGGTAATGCCATGCTGGTGCTTAAAGAAGACTACCTTCGCCTAGATAGCTATTTGGGTACCCGGGTACACGGCATATTAGGCTACGAGATTTTCAGCCGGTTTGTGGTTGAGATCGATTATACCAAGCAAGTGGTGGTGCTCCACAAGCCAGAATTATTTAAGCCCTCGCGCCGACTTACTAAAATACCGATTACTGTAGAAGATACTAAACCGTATGTTGACGGAGTGCGCTTATCCGTGAATGATTCTACCACAATCACTGCTAAGCTGATGATTGATACCGGGGCAAGCCACGCGCTGATGCTTAACATGGAAAGTAATGATTCTATCAGTGTTCCTAACCCGCATTTATCAGGTTACTTGGGCAGAGGATTAAGCGGGGATATTTTTGGTCATATGGCCCGAGTATCTGAGTTGGGGATTGACGATTACGCACTAGAAGGGGTAATTTCTTCTTTTCCGGAAGAGGGTGCTTTTATGCAGGCTACTCGTAACCGTACCAACCATAACGGAAACATAGGTGGCTCGGCACTGAAGCGGTTTCGGGTAATTTTTGATTACGCTAACGAGATGATGTATCTTCAGAAGAACCGCCACTACCGTCGTCCCTTTGACTATAACATGAGTGGAATAGAGCTGATTACTGTAGGCCCCCTGCTAGAAACATTCTTGGTAAGTAAAGTGATAAAAGATTCACCCGCTCAACGTGCTGGTATTCAGGAAGGTGATATGATTCTTTCGGTAAACGGACTTCGATTCCCCGAACTCAGCCTCGGGCTATTTAGCACAATTGTCAGTCGTCGTCCGGGCAAAAGGATTCGTATAAGAATCTACCGCAATGGCATCCTATTCAAGAAGAAATTTCGGTTGGAGAGAATCCTATAG
- a CDS encoding pyridoxal phosphate-dependent aminotransferase — translation MEQAVAQPLSERIQKLAESATIAMAQKAREYKAKGINVISLSLGEPDFKTPQHIQEAAKAAIDEGKYFGYSPVPGYLDLRQAIADKLQRDNNLTYSPNQIVVSTGAKQSIANVFMCLLNPGDEVIVYAPYWVSYAEIIKVAEGVPVPIVGTLENNFKATTEQLKEAITSRTKAVIFSSPSNPTGSVFTREEMEAMADVLRQHPNIYVVADEIYEFINFQNEHVSIAALPGMYDNTVTINGFSKGYAMTGWRLGYIAAPEWIAKACGKIQGQFTSGPNSITQRAAIAALTGDMSSTQEMKAAYQRRRDLVLELLQDVPGVETYVPTGAFYLFPDISAYFGKSDGETTIENASDLCMYILNKAHVSLVTGEAFGAPNCIRMSFAASDEQLKEAIGRIKEALSQLN, via the coding sequence ATGGAACAGGCCGTAGCACAACCCTTGTCAGAACGTATTCAAAAGTTAGCCGAATCGGCGACCATTGCCATGGCTCAGAAAGCCCGAGAGTATAAAGCCAAAGGCATTAATGTAATCAGTCTTAGCTTAGGTGAACCCGATTTTAAGACTCCTCAGCACATTCAAGAAGCGGCCAAGGCTGCCATTGATGAGGGTAAATACTTCGGTTACTCGCCAGTACCCGGTTATCTGGATTTGCGACAAGCCATAGCCGATAAGCTTCAGCGGGATAATAACTTAACGTACAGCCCTAATCAGATTGTAGTTTCTACCGGAGCCAAACAGTCTATCGCCAACGTATTTATGTGCTTGCTCAACCCGGGCGATGAAGTGATTGTATACGCCCCGTATTGGGTGAGCTACGCCGAAATTATTAAAGTAGCCGAAGGAGTGCCCGTACCAATTGTGGGAACGCTAGAAAATAATTTTAAAGCTACTACCGAGCAGTTGAAGGAAGCCATTACCTCCCGAACCAAAGCAGTTATTTTCTCTTCGCCCAGCAACCCTACCGGATCGGTGTTCACGCGGGAAGAGATGGAAGCTATGGCTGATGTACTTCGTCAGCACCCTAACATTTACGTGGTGGCCGATGAGATTTATGAGTTTATCAATTTTCAGAATGAACACGTGAGTATTGCCGCTCTGCCGGGCATGTACGATAATACGGTTACGATCAACGGATTTTCTAAAGGCTACGCCATGACGGGTTGGCGACTGGGCTACATTGCCGCTCCCGAGTGGATCGCGAAAGCCTGTGGGAAAATTCAAGGGCAGTTTACCTCCGGCCCCAACAGCATTACCCAACGGGCTGCCATTGCCGCCTTAACCGGTGATATGTCTTCAACCCAAGAAATGAAAGCGGCTTACCAACGGCGGCGCGATTTGGTACTGGAATTGCTGCAAGATGTTCCCGGAGTAGAAACCTACGTGCCTACCGGAGCCTTTTATCTCTTCCCTGATATTAGTGCGTACTTCGGCAAGTCTGATGGTGAAACTACTATCGAGAATGCTAGCGATCTCTGCATGTATATTCTTAATAAAGCCCACGTATCGCTGGTAACTGGGGAAGCCTTCGGCGCCCCCAACTGTATTCGTATGTCATTTGCTGCCTCAGATGAGCAACTGAAAGAAGCCATCGGACGAATAAAAGAAGCATTATCTCAACTTAATTAA
- a CDS encoding 4Fe-4S dicluster domain-containing protein: MAIIITDECINCGACEPECPNTAIYEGGVEWSWADGTDLKEIELEDGTVVDGTESQEPVSDEFYYIVTGKCTECMGFHEEPQCAAVCPVDCCVEDPDARESEEELLGKQAWMHN; this comes from the coding sequence ATGGCAATCATAATAACCGACGAATGCATTAACTGCGGTGCCTGCGAGCCGGAATGCCCCAATACGGCTATCTACGAAGGCGGAGTAGAATGGAGCTGGGCCGATGGCACTGATTTGAAAGAAATTGAATTAGAAGACGGAACGGTTGTAGATGGTACTGAATCCCAGGAACCCGTCTCCGATGAGTTTTACTATATTGTAACCGGAAAATGTACCGAGTGTATGGGGTTTCATGAAGAACCTCAGTGTGCGGCGGTATGTCCGGTAGACTGTTGTGTAGAAGACCCCGACGCCCGCGAGAGCGAAGAAGAGCTGCTTGGCAAGCAAGCGTGGATGCACAATTAG
- a CDS encoding DUF2062 domain-containing protein, translating into MNQYISTKSIRQVREVLSRGATPRELSLAIALSVPMGIVPVFGFTTPLATVIAMHWKLNVPLVLALLYLALPLQLLLFVPFLRMGELLFQLAPLPFSPSEIMSMLETTGWGLFQQIWVTNLAGIAVWLLVAIPLGALLYQISLLISRRFLSNSGEAI; encoded by the coding sequence TTGAACCAGTATATTTCCACTAAATCCATCCGCCAAGTGCGGGAAGTCCTTAGCCGGGGAGCCACGCCTCGCGAGCTTTCGCTGGCTATTGCGCTATCTGTTCCCATGGGTATTGTACCTGTGTTTGGGTTTACTACTCCGCTAGCAACAGTCATTGCTATGCATTGGAAGTTGAATGTACCGCTGGTGTTAGCCCTGCTTTACCTAGCTCTGCCGCTGCAACTGTTGCTTTTTGTACCTTTCCTTCGCATGGGTGAGCTACTATTTCAACTAGCACCGCTACCATTCTCGCCTTCCGAGATTATGAGTATGCTAGAAACCACAGGTTGGGGACTTTTTCAGCAAATTTGGGTAACCAACTTAGCGGGCATTGCGGTTTGGTTGCTGGTGGCAATTCCGTTAGGAGCTTTATTGTACCAAATTAGCCTGCTCATCTCTCGTCGTTTTCTATCGAACTCTGGAGAGGCCATTTAA
- a CDS encoding TrkH family potassium uptake protein, whose translation MSLNPFSRSSAFNGKHALRVNTIVVWLVATFLLLIVIGTGLLMLPAMSTLPSGLSFLDALFMATSASCVTGLSVIDTATDLTTQGQLVILGLFQIGGLSILVFAAFFTFLLNSKLRIHHAKILPDYLDGETLGSARALLKRIVLFTVLIETGTFVALLYTWGSYPFSSWSERIFFSLFHAASAFCNAGFSLFSQGFYEPVIRDMYVLHAVVSVTIVLGSLGFATLNNIFSPQQLRQRLEKPWIDWHLSTKVAVNTTLLLLVVGTISFYWLEKSNTLSGMNLTESLIGSFFQSATARTAGFNTVDISQITIPTTVLLMFLMFIGGSSGSTAGGIKTSTFFLLIASVISTSRGSSQITIGNRHISNGVVFKALSIFFYGIVINLIGVFILSISEPQLPLIDITFEQVSAFGTVGLSRGITASLSEVGKAVIIATMFLGRVGTLTFAIALSARAIPQNYKLPEEELMVG comes from the coding sequence ATGTCGCTCAACCCTTTTTCCAGATCTTCTGCTTTCAATGGTAAGCACGCATTGAGAGTAAATACCATAGTCGTCTGGTTGGTGGCAACCTTCTTGCTACTTATCGTCATCGGTACCGGGCTGCTAATGCTTCCGGCTATGTCTACACTGCCAAGTGGGCTATCATTCCTTGACGCCCTCTTTATGGCGACTAGCGCTAGTTGTGTAACTGGGTTATCCGTAATAGATACTGCTACTGATTTAACTACTCAAGGGCAATTAGTAATTCTGGGTTTGTTTCAGATTGGTGGACTAAGCATATTAGTGTTCGCAGCTTTTTTTACTTTCTTGCTGAACAGTAAACTACGCATTCATCATGCGAAGATACTTCCCGACTACCTAGACGGAGAGACGTTAGGCAGTGCCCGCGCTTTACTCAAACGCATTGTTCTCTTTACCGTTCTTATCGAAACCGGAACCTTTGTAGCACTTCTGTACACGTGGGGTAGTTACCCGTTTTCTAGCTGGAGTGAGCGAATATTCTTCTCTTTATTCCACGCAGCTTCGGCTTTTTGTAATGCTGGGTTCAGTTTGTTTAGTCAGGGTTTTTACGAGCCGGTGATTCGCGATATGTACGTGCTTCACGCGGTTGTTTCGGTAACCATTGTACTGGGCTCGCTGGGTTTTGCCACCCTCAATAATATTTTCTCTCCTCAACAACTACGGCAACGCCTGGAAAAACCCTGGATTGATTGGCACCTCAGCACTAAAGTAGCGGTTAATACCACTTTGCTACTGCTAGTAGTGGGAACCATAAGCTTTTATTGGTTAGAAAAATCAAACACCCTATCAGGTATGAATCTGACTGAATCCTTAATTGGCAGTTTTTTTCAGTCGGCTACGGCTCGCACTGCGGGGTTCAATACGGTAGATATTAGTCAAATTACCATTCCAACTACCGTGCTGCTCATGTTTTTAATGTTTATTGGCGGTTCTTCCGGTTCTACAGCCGGGGGCATTAAAACCTCTACGTTTTTTTTACTGATTGCTTCGGTTATTTCTACCAGCCGAGGCAGTTCCCAAATTACAATTGGCAATCGGCACATCTCCAACGGCGTGGTTTTTAAGGCGCTCTCTATTTTTTTCTACGGCATAGTGATTAACTTAATTGGAGTATTCATTCTGAGTATTAGTGAACCGCAACTGCCACTAATCGATATTACCTTTGAGCAGGTTTCCGCCTTCGGAACGGTAGGACTGAGCCGAGGTATTACTGCCTCTCTCTCTGAGGTAGGCAAAGCTGTTATTATCGCTACCATGTTCTTAGGCCGAGTGGGTACACTGACTTTTGCCATTGCGCTAAGTGCTCGAGCCATTCCCCAAAATTATAAGTTACCCGAAGAAGAACTGATGGTGGGCTAA